Part of the Maridesulfovibrio sp. genome, TAAGCGCGAATACAGTCAGGTTGAGAAATTAAAAAAGCGTACAAATGCCATTGAATATAGGAAAGATGTTCGCCCTCTCAAAGGGACAGCCAATAGTAATGTTTTAGGCCCGGGATCTCGTTTCGAGATTGATGCCACAATTGCAGACATCTACCTCGTTTCAGACAGTGACCGCGGCAATATCGTAGGCCGGCCGGTTATCTATATGTTCATTGATGTCTTCAGCAGGATGGTCGCTGGCTTTTATGTCGGCTTCGAATCCCCATCATACGCTGCTGCGATGCAGGCGCTTGCTACGGCCATGACCGATAAGGTTCAGTTGTGCAAACAATATGGTTTTGAAGATATTACTTATGAAGATTGGCCTATTGTCGGGGTGCCGAATGCAATCCTTGCGGACAGAGGAGAGTTGCTTGGTCATCAGATTGAATCTCTTGAACGCAGTTTTTCCATAAGAATTGAGAATGCTCCACCCTACCGTGGTGATGCCAAAGGTATAGTCGAGCGGAGCTTTAAGACGCTTCAGGTTGACTTTAAGCCTTTTTCCCCCGGAGTTGTTGAAAAAACATTAATAAAAAAACGTGGCGGGAAAGACTACCGGCTGGCTGCCAAACTGCCTGTGAGTGAGTTTAAGAAAATCATTTTATCTTCAATTCTGTACCATAATAAGTTCCATTTTTTGAGTAAGTATGACCGGGATGTTGATATACCCGCAGACTTGGAAATGACTCCCCTGTCGCTTTGGAATTGGGGAATTCGGAACAGAACCGGTCGATTGAGAGTAGCATCAGAAGAAGCTCTCAGAATTAGTTTGCTCCCCCGAGTCAAGGCTACTGTTTCCGAATTGGGAATTTCAGTTTTTGGGGTATACTATACTTCTTCTGAAATTATGAAGAGTGGGTGGCTGCATCGCTCAAAGGATGTTCGCAGGCCTGTGGGGTTGCAGGCAGCTTATGATCCAGCTTCAGCAGATCATATCTATCTTTTTCCTTATAAGGGTAAAAATGATTACTGGGTCTGCACGCTAACAGATCGATCTAGGGAATTTCAGGGAAGTTCTTTCTGGGATGTCTGGCAGGTAAAGGATGCGCAGAAAAGGTCTAACGCGAAGACGAATCTGAAAGCAGAAGAACAAAAGCGGCTACATGAAGAGTTTGTGGCTAAAACGATTAAAGAAGCTGAAAGAAAATTTCCTGATACCAGCCATATGAGCAATGCCGAGCGGATACGTGGAATTCAGGGCAACAAAGCGCAAGAGAAGGAATCTGAGAGAGGTGTCCCATTTTATAAGCCGGAAAAGACGCGTAAAGATGAGCCTGCGAAATTTATTTCGTTGAGTGGTGGGTCTCAGGAAGAAGATTATAGTTACCCTGATTATACAGAAGAACTTTTTGATGATGAGGATATTTAGATGCCGCTTCCTAAAAATACTGTTTATGCTGTTTACAGGGGTGAAACTACACGGAAATATAAAGGAAATCCAAAGATTGAGGCTTTACCCCCTAAGATGAATCTTAAACAGATCAAAAAGTGTTTAACGGGTAAAGTTGAATTTGATGTGCGTGATATATACGAAGACGACATAGATAGAATTCACATGATTTCTTCTTTGCTTGATGACTTTTTTCAGCCTCTTACAACGCATGTTGAATTTGAAAGAAAATTATCTCTTCTGATTAGAAAAGGGTATGTCGGGAGAAATTTGGCTGATGGCTCGCTACGTAAACATCAGCAAAACGGCTATGAAAGAGTTATGGCTGGAGACCTAGACGCGTTTGTCTTTGATGCACCTATTTCAACGGCGTCGAGTCTGCTGCTAACTGGTGTTCCAGGATGTGGCAAGAGTTCGACGATTGACCGCATTTTAGCGACGTACCCCCAAGTTATTTTGCATGAAAAGTATGGTTTTACCCAATTAGTTTATTTGAAAATAGACTGCCCTCATGACGGCGGGATTAAAAATCTTTGCATCAACTTTTTCCGGGCCATAGACCGAGTTTTGGATACAGACTATGAGACCATATATGTAAAGAAAAGGCATAATATTGAAACCTTATTAAGTTTGATACCTCAAGTCGCTAATAAACACGGATTGGGGGTTCTAGTCATTGACGAAATTCAGCATTTATACAGTAAAAGCTCCGGTGGAGTTAATAATATGATGAGTTTTTTCGTGACTATGGAAAATACGATTGGCCTGCCTGTTGTTTTTGTCGGAACTCCTAAGGCGAGAGATATTTTTGAGAAGGAATTACGTTTGGCCCGTAGAGGAGTTGGCCTCGGTTCTTTGGTTTGGGAGCCAATGAAAAATGTTGCACCGATCGTTGATCCAAAATCAGGGGAAATTAAAACAAATGAGTGGCGGTCTTTTACTGATGCTCTTTGGAAGTATCAGTGGCTGAAAAAGCGTGATGAAGTCCTAAGCGAAGAACTTCGTAATTGCTGGTACGACTTGTCTCAAGGAGTGCATGATATTGTTGTTAAATTATTCGTTTTAGCACAAATGCGCGCTATCGTTACAAAGACAGAGAGAATAACCCCAAAGTTGATGGAGAAAGTCTATTTTGATGATCTGAAGCCTGTGCATTCAATGCTGGGAGCACTTAGATCTAAGGACCCGGAAAAAATAGCTCAATATGCAGATTTGACTTTACCAGGAATTGAACAAAGGCTTCTTGAATTATCAACCGTTATTACGGAGTCTTTGAGTGAAGTTGATTATGCGAGAGCTGCTTATGGAAGTAATAAAAAAGCGTTAAAACTTCATGATATTCTTTTGGCCGCAAACTGTGAAGAGTCCCAAGTTATACCGCTTGTACAGAAGGTTTTGGATGAGCATCCGGATGTTTCTAGACATGAACTGTTGAGGATCGTTTTAGATTGGTACGAGGCAAGCGATTCGAAGAATGAAGAACGTAAACCGAAAGGGAAAAAATCAGTACCTAAGTCAAAGTGGAATACGCTTGATTCAGAAGATTTGCGTTTTAAGTTTTCGCAGGCCAGCGGTGAAGACCTGTATAGGCAGCTAAAAAATGATTCACTGATTTTTGATGTGAATTCATGGCTGCAGTAGGTGTTTGTAATGCTCAGTTTTCCCGTGCCATATCCTGATGAGTTGATCTACAGCACCGTTGCGCGGGCCGGTGTGCATGCTGGATTGATGAGTCCTAAGCAGCTTCTTGATGAAGTATTTGCCAATCGTAAGGTTATAGCGACCCCGGACCTGCCATCCCATCTCAAACAAATTTCAGGACTATATTCGCACTCTTTGAGTCTTGATGTCACGAACATCATTTACAAACATACCCTTTTCCCGCTTTACGCTCCCTTCATTCCTGAAGATCGCAGACTACAGTGCATAGAATGGATGGCCGGACAATCTAAAGGAGCCGTACATCTTGCCCTTGGAGCAGCAGCTTCCCGGGTAAAGCAAATTCGTTTTTTAAGATATTGCCCTGAATGCCTTGATCAGCAACTCGCTCAATTTGGAGAGTACTATTGGAAGCGCAGTTGGCAGGTCACTGGTGCTGACGTTTGTCCGCAGCATGGCCCATTGTCTGATTCTCGAATTGAATTGCATGGCCGATACCGGCATCAGTTTTTTGCGCTTAGGCCAGATGTTTGTGTTGGGGAAGCTTGTGAATCCAGAAGTGTAGAGGATTTCTGTGTTGCTGAACGCATTAATGAATTGCTGAGTCTATCCCCGGTAGAATCCCCTTCCCTAGAACAATGGGGACTTTTCTATAAGCGATTAGCAGGAGATACTGACTGCGCAAAGGGCAAGAAGGTCTTGCACGATCTGGTTGCTGAAAAGGTAATTGCCTGCTGGACGGACCTATGGCTCGCAAAGAGAAGTCTTTTACCATCCACTAATTCAAATTCTTGTTGGTTAAAATCAATTTTCCGAAAGCATCGGAAGTCTTTTAGCTATCTTGAACACATTGTTGTTTTAGAAGCTTTACTGGGGTCAGAATGGGATTTCCACTCAGTCTTGAGCAATGTGTCCAGTTTGGAGTCAAAGAGCATTGTGAGCTGTCCTGTGGATTTTTCAGAGGATAATCCCAGTCAAGAAATTCTCGATATGCGCAGCTCGTGGGAAGTGTTCCTCAAAGAGTTCGGGGTGAAAAAGGCTCGTTCTTCCGGTGGGGCAGCGATCTATGCTTGGTTATATAGAAATGATCGAGCTTGGCTTATGAAGATTAATGGGCAGCTTCGTCGATCATCACGTTCTGAAAATAAGCGGGTTGATTGGGGAAAACGAGATCAAAATGTTTTGTCCAAACTGCAGCATATACAGCAAAGGGCTACTGCTGATTTGGAAGGTCCAAGGCGTTCCAGGAATTGGTATTTGGATCAGCTCGGAGCAAAAGCAACCGTCGAAACAAACCTCTATAAACTGCCATTAACAGTAAAGTTCTTTGAAAAATATTGTGAATCAGTGTCGGACTATCAGATTCGGCGGATTGCGGTTGCTATTCGCCAACTTGATGTTGACTGTGAGCCCAAGCGTAGATGGAAAATTTTAAGATTGGCTGGTCTGAGTGATGAACGAATTCGTGTTGAAGCTGAACTATACTTGAAAGAAGTGAGGTAGAATAGATGTCTGACTATGTGTTTCCCCAGTTTGATTCAGATGTTCGGATTGATTCTATTGGTGAGATGTTTAAAGCTAAGAACCATACTCGGTGGGGCGTAAATTTACAGCTTTATCGTACACAGAAGAAGTCATCTTTGACAATTTCCAATGCTCCTATTTTAGCCAGAAAGAGGTATCTCAACCCGACAATCGATCACGATCTTAAAGGCTGGGAAGAAAGTTTTTACATTTCAAGCACGAAAGAATGGCAGGCTGCGCGAATAGGAGATTGCCCGATTAAAAGCCTTGAGAAGGATAAACGACAGTTTTGTTTTGTCGCACCAATGAGAGGCGGGAAGACGGCTTATTTACCTCAGTTTGAGTTTGGTCGGTCTTTATTTTTTCATGATGGTTATCTGTCTAGGACAGCCCTTATGCCAGAGTGTCTGGATCTGGATTTTAATGTCAGCACTGATTGGAGTAACAATAGAGCGTATATAGAAATTATGCCTACATCCGGATATCCTTTAGGGAGCTTCAATGACTTGGATCGCCGAAATTATTTAAGTTGGATTTTGTTGGATGAGCAAGCCCGGAAATCGTATGAGAGCATCGGTCTGCATCAGAAAAAATATGGTTATCAATCAGGCAATTACCGAATGTGGGATTTCAGTTTTGATCCTCCTGAATTGCCTGGTGCTTATTTTAGTGTACGTGGGTGGTTCGATCAGGAGACCAAATCAATTTTTGTATATGAAATCGACAAAATTAAACGCATAAAGGCTGATATACCTGATGAAATTGACATGTTTCATCCTGAATTTACTACTCCCAGTCAGGAGCGCAATGAGAAAGGGATGCCAGTAGCCCCTAGCGGAGATCTCGCAGGTGCTCGCATACATGATGATGAAGATGCTAATGCTGATGGTAGTCGCATAATTCTTCCTAGCGATAAAGTCGAATCTGAATTCAGCAAGGCCTTTATTACAAATAGAATATCCAAAAAGAAACGAAAAGTAAGTTCGGCTATCCCCGATGAAGGTGAAAGCGAAAGGCATATTCTTGATGTCAGTGCTGAGGAAGCTATAGCCGGTCAAGGACATGCTGGTGCTGACAGGAATATAACCAATGATGTTACGGATAAAGCACACCTCTATGAAAGCAAATTTGATTGTTTCTTTGATATGGTCAATGTCATGACAAGCTATGATGGATGCGTAAGACATTCAAAGAAAATTTATGAACTCCCGTCTGTTGCTCGTTGTACAAAGCACCGTCTTTCAACAGGTAATCCAAGATGCATGGCTGCCATCGTATTAGAAGTTCAGGAGAAACATGTTATTTTGCTTGAGGTGGATACTTCAGATGCGGAAAAGGCTCTGTCTACAAAGGTTTTGCTTCCATATAACTATTCAGAATGGGAAAGTGATTTGAATAAGATCATGTATGGGCTTGTCCGCGGATCGCTTGTTTGGCCATCAAAGGTTTTGACTCAAGTTTGTGGCTTCGGAAGCCATATAGGAATTAAGCATCCGAAATGTGCAGGGGGGCATAAGGGCCTTCTTCTTCCTGATACTATTGAAGGGTGGGCTGGTCGGTTTTATGGACGGGTTGTGGAAATGGTAGGGGGGTAGAATAAAGAATTTTGTTTTGTTTCAACTTCTTTATAGTAAAAATGTTGGAACCGTAGAGGTTATCGTTCAACCCACCTATTTCTTTATCTTCCATAGGGATTGCTAAAGCCGTCCATGCTGTATTTTTGAATTTATCAGTTTGATGGATGTGAAAGTGCCCGAAAAACCACTGTGCTGGGTTGTATTGTTGCAATAGCAACTCAAGAATATCGCGCTTCGGATCACCAGAAAACCAACTGTCACCTTCTGTTCTAGAATCTTTATTTATTGAATCAGTGTTGAAGAAAAGACTTTAATTTAAACTATCCTGAAATACTTATTGTGTATTCATGTTTGGTTTGTTAAGTGGCTTTTTGTATTGGAGTTAGAGGGGGGGTAATGTCTCGTGCGTCGTATGGCGCTCACTCCTTAAAAAACGGATACAAGTTAGTTGAAATACGCCTGAATTTGAAATTAGGCGTGCTCTTTTTTTGCGGCTCAAGTTCGGATTACGGATATCTGTTGCTAAAGCCTTGTCGATTAAAAGTGTAGTTATGATAGTTTGTTCTGGAGATGATTGATGTTGATTAACAAGAAAGTTCAGTCTGATAATTCTAATGATAAACCCAGTCACAAGGCCTACGCTCTTGAACCGAGAATTCTTTTTGACGCAGCCGCGCCCGCTGTAGTTGCAGATCTGGTCCAGGCCGCAGATAATGCAGCCCCTGCTGATGCAGACGATAGTGGTGATAATGCACATTCCTTTGTGGATAATGCAGCTCCACCCGAGTCTGCAAGTGATGTTGCCGATGCCGATAACTGCGATAATGTAGTTGAAGCTCTTGAGGCTATTTCAAATGGCATGCCTCAAAAAGATAGCGAGTGCTCACTTGAGGCTGTTGCCGCAGCCGTTGATTTTTCTGCCGATGAAAATGGAATGAAGGATTTCGAGGTTAAGGAAATCAATATGGAAGGGGATGATTCTGATAATGACGATCTTCCGCTTGAGACCGGCCAATTCCTTGAGCTTAAAAACAGCTCTGATGAAAATTCTCTTGTCGTTGTCGACAGCAGTGTAGAAAATTATGAAGATATCCTTGCCGGACTTGATAGTGATGCCGAGGTGCATGTAATCGAACAGGGGCAGGATGGTATCGCAGAAATATCAAAAGCGCTAGCTGAGCGTGACGATGTAAGTTCCGTTCATATCCTTTCTCACGGTAGCAACGGCTCTATTTCTCTGGGCGGAACCCAGATTGACGCTTCAGTCCTTTCCGACCGGGCTGCAGAAATAAACAAATGGTCCGAGTCTCTTACCGCTGATGCAGATATTCTGCTTTACGGTTGCTCCGTAGCCGAAGACGGTAACGGGAAAGCCATGATCGAACAACTTAGTTCCCTTACCGATGCTGATGTCGCCGCATCCGATGATGCAACCGGTTCGGCTGCAAAGGGTGGTGACTGGGATCTTGAATTTGCCAGTGGTGAAATCGAGTCGAACATTGCGGATCATTATTCCTCCCTTGACGACTATGAAGGTCTTCTTGCTGCTCCGAGCATTACTGACAGTGCAACCAGTACTCGTTCAGTAGCAGAGGATACCAATCTTTCTATTACCGGCGTGACCGTCGGAGATTCTGATGACGACAACCTGACCGTGCAGCTGACTGTTGATCACGGTACCATTAAGCTGGCCTCAGTTGCCAACCTGACAATTGACGCCGGCGCTGACGGGTCTTCAACTGTCACTGTTACCGGCACTGTGGCTGACATTAACACTGCCCTGAGCGGTATGACCTTCAAAGGTTCCTTCAACTACAACGGCAATGCTGTGATCAGTCTCGCCGCTACTGACGCTACGGCTGCAGCCCCTGTGACAACTAATGGCAGCGTGACCGTAGAAGTTGTGCAGGTCAATGATGATCCCACGCTGACCTCCTCGAATTTGAGTGTAAATGAGGGGCAGGCGAACGTTTCTTTCGGTGAAGCTAATTTCGGCCTTTCCGATCCTGATATCGATTCAGGCCAGCAGGTAAAGCAGCAGCAGATCGTCCAGATCAAAAGTCTGCCTACAAAAGGCACCCTTAAGTACAACGGCAGCCCGGTCGCCGTGGGGTCTTCATTTTCTTATGACCAGGTCGCAAAGCTTACATATTCCCATGACGGCTCGGACGTAGCCGTGGGAGCCACCGATACTTTCAATGTCAATGTCTACGACGGTGCTGGCGGCGAGGCTGGGGTCACTGCCATCAACATCAGCCTGCAGCCTGTCAACGCGGCTCCTTCAATCAGCAGAAGTCCTACTGTTCACGAGGGTGAGACTATTTCATTGGGGCTTTCCGTAAGTGATGAGGAAAGCGGGCATGCCGACACTGCGGCCGATTCTTCCGTGACTATCGTTTCGGTCAACAACCAGAATGAAGGCACCCTTTTCCGTGATATTAATGACAACGGAGTTGTTGACGCGGGAGAGGCTCTTACTGGTGGTGAAACTTTTTCTGCGGATAATCTTGGGCAGCTTAAGTTTGTACATGATGGTGATGAACCCGGAAACACCAAGCCTTCCTTTGTTATCAACGTAACCGATGCCGGAGGTGGCGAAGGGGCAGGCAATAAACTTTCTTCCGGGGATCAGACTATCCAGATCTCCATGATTGAAGTTGATGATGACCCTGTGCTCGCAAAGAATCGTGACGGAGTTCAGGGGGGAGCGGATGATGACGGAGACGGGAATAATGAGAATTATGACGGCCCCGTTACAGGTGACTATCTTGATGTAGGAACCGCTTCGGTCAAGCTCATTACCAATGCAGACCTTCAGGTAACCGACATTGATACTTCCATACATAATCTCGCCTACACAATCACCGCATTGCCTTCGTATGGTAAAGTTCAGGTTCTGGTTGGCGGGCAGTGGCGCGATCTCTCTGTAGGCGGCAGGTTCACTCAGCTTCAGATTGATAATAATCAGGTTCGTTATTCACATATCAATAATGTTCCTCAGGACAATACTATAGATACTTTCAAGTTCACTGTTCGCGACTCCGAACTTAAGAGCTGGCAGGCTGCTGGTGATAATACGGGGCAAGAAGGTGCTATTTACGATGGTAATTCTAATACACTGAAAGAATTCACATTTAATATGTTAGTTGACCATTGGTCCGGCGGAGCTGGCGGCTCTGACGGTTCTCTTGCTGTTTTGAACCTTACCGGTTCAGGCAATGGTGAAACCCTTACCATGTATGAAGGGGCCAAGAACGTTCTTGACAACAGCAAGATCAATTATCGCTCATATTCCGGAGATCCCATGAATCCGGATTATGAGGTTCCCGCTAATGAAATTCTTTTCCGACTGACCACACTTTCCAGCAACACCACTCTGCAGAAAGATCTCGGCGGAGGGAATTGGACTAATGTAACCCGCTACGATTATTTTACTCAGGAAGACCTGAACAACAGCGCGGTCAGGTTGATCCATAATGGTTCCGAAGATTTTGTTTCCAGTTACGTTTTTTCAGTGACAGACGGAACCAACGATTTCAATCTTACCCTTAACGTTGATGTTACACCCATCAATGATCAGGCATCTGCATCTGGCGGAACTGTAGAGACAACTGAAGCACTGAACGGCGTTGCCGGGTCAGGCATCGTGCGCATTGATTCAAGTCATATGGGCATGAGTGATGTAGACGGTGCTAATGAAGTTGCTAAGCAGGCTGTTGCACAGGGCAACGCAGACAACTTCTGGTTCTCGATCAGTGCGCTTCCTGCGGATGGTGAATTGCAGTACTGGAATGGTGCTGCATGGACTGCCATTGCCGCGAACCAACTCTACAACGCCGGGGACGGAACCAACACTCTTTGGTTTTCCAAGTCCATACTCAGCGCAACCAATGTTGACGGAAGTACTTCCGGTATCCGTTATGTCCATAATGGTAAAGATGATGCGGCATCGCTCACTGACCTTTTCAAATTCTATGTGCGTGATGATCTCACTGCAGCGGGGAACGCTCTTGAGGTTCGCGCCAACCAGGCTGTGCCTTCTAATATTGCACTGACCACTCCTGATGGCGCTGCCCCGGTCAACCCGGTTCAGGCGTCAGATATAGATGGTAACAATATTAGTAATGAGGCCACTGTGAATATCAGCATCGCGGCTTTTAACGATCCTCCGCAGGTTACTGATCTTCATAACAGTGCAAACGATACAGCCACAGCTAATGACGGTTCGGTTCTGACTTCAAATAACGAC contains:
- a CDS encoding Mu transposase C-terminal domain-containing protein, which codes for MFRINEVFEYESTLYRVLQVLPEELLWISIDDPKAMPGIVLVRDLIAAFDNASLTRVSDPFAGLAYEMPEEGSSLQIKRDQAYELIKSIVLDPGCYDPKIRAGKINKLIAEGRSSKPTLYKLLRRYWQRGQTPNALLPDYKNSGGKGKKRKAAGIKLGRPRIYTPGVGAVVDDQVERLFRIVIDKYLMKDKGVSVPYAYRRFAELYKNYFPEVPESEIPTKWQMLHFYKREYSQVEKLKKRTNAIEYRKDVRPLKGTANSNVLGPGSRFEIDATIADIYLVSDSDRGNIVGRPVIYMFIDVFSRMVAGFYVGFESPSYAAAMQALATAMTDKVQLCKQYGFEDITYEDWPIVGVPNAILADRGELLGHQIESLERSFSIRIENAPPYRGDAKGIVERSFKTLQVDFKPFSPGVVEKTLIKKRGGKDYRLAAKLPVSEFKKIILSSILYHNKFHFLSKYDRDVDIPADLEMTPLSLWNWGIRNRTGRLRVASEEALRISLLPRVKATVSELGISVFGVYYTSSEIMKSGWLHRSKDVRRPVGLQAAYDPASADHIYLFPYKGKNDYWVCTLTDRSREFQGSSFWDVWQVKDAQKRSNAKTNLKAEEQKRLHEEFVAKTIKEAERKFPDTSHMSNAERIRGIQGNKAQEKESERGVPFYKPEKTRKDEPAKFISLSGGSQEEDYSYPDYTEELFDDEDI
- a CDS encoding AAA family ATPase encodes the protein MPLPKNTVYAVYRGETTRKYKGNPKIEALPPKMNLKQIKKCLTGKVEFDVRDIYEDDIDRIHMISSLLDDFFQPLTTHVEFERKLSLLIRKGYVGRNLADGSLRKHQQNGYERVMAGDLDAFVFDAPISTASSLLLTGVPGCGKSSTIDRILATYPQVILHEKYGFTQLVYLKIDCPHDGGIKNLCINFFRAIDRVLDTDYETIYVKKRHNIETLLSLIPQVANKHGLGVLVIDEIQHLYSKSSGGVNNMMSFFVTMENTIGLPVVFVGTPKARDIFEKELRLARRGVGLGSLVWEPMKNVAPIVDPKSGEIKTNEWRSFTDALWKYQWLKKRDEVLSEELRNCWYDLSQGVHDIVVKLFVLAQMRAIVTKTERITPKLMEKVYFDDLKPVHSMLGALRSKDPEKIAQYADLTLPGIEQRLLELSTVITESLSEVDYARAAYGSNKKALKLHDILLAANCEESQVIPLVQKVLDEHPDVSRHELLRIVLDWYEASDSKNEERKPKGKKSVPKSKWNTLDSEDLRFKFSQASGEDLYRQLKNDSLIFDVNSWLQ
- a CDS encoding TnsD family Tn7-like transposition protein, translating into MLSFPVPYPDELIYSTVARAGVHAGLMSPKQLLDEVFANRKVIATPDLPSHLKQISGLYSHSLSLDVTNIIYKHTLFPLYAPFIPEDRRLQCIEWMAGQSKGAVHLALGAAASRVKQIRFLRYCPECLDQQLAQFGEYYWKRSWQVTGADVCPQHGPLSDSRIELHGRYRHQFFALRPDVCVGEACESRSVEDFCVAERINELLSLSPVESPSLEQWGLFYKRLAGDTDCAKGKKVLHDLVAEKVIACWTDLWLAKRSLLPSTNSNSCWLKSIFRKHRKSFSYLEHIVVLEALLGSEWDFHSVLSNVSSLESKSIVSCPVDFSEDNPSQEILDMRSSWEVFLKEFGVKKARSSGGAAIYAWLYRNDRAWLMKINGQLRRSSRSENKRVDWGKRDQNVLSKLQHIQQRATADLEGPRRSRNWYLDQLGAKATVETNLYKLPLTVKFFEKYCESVSDYQIRRIAVAIRQLDVDCEPKRRWKILRLAGLSDERIRVEAELYLKEVR
- a CDS encoding Tn7-like element transposition protein TnsE; its protein translation is MSDYVFPQFDSDVRIDSIGEMFKAKNHTRWGVNLQLYRTQKKSSLTISNAPILARKRYLNPTIDHDLKGWEESFYISSTKEWQAARIGDCPIKSLEKDKRQFCFVAPMRGGKTAYLPQFEFGRSLFFHDGYLSRTALMPECLDLDFNVSTDWSNNRAYIEIMPTSGYPLGSFNDLDRRNYLSWILLDEQARKSYESIGLHQKKYGYQSGNYRMWDFSFDPPELPGAYFSVRGWFDQETKSIFVYEIDKIKRIKADIPDEIDMFHPEFTTPSQERNEKGMPVAPSGDLAGARIHDDEDANADGSRIILPSDKVESEFSKAFITNRISKKKRKVSSAIPDEGESERHILDVSAEEAIAGQGHAGADRNITNDVTDKAHLYESKFDCFFDMVNVMTSYDGCVRHSKKIYELPSVARCTKHRLSTGNPRCMAAIVLEVQEKHVILLEVDTSDAEKALSTKVLLPYNYSEWESDLNKIMYGLVRGSLVWPSKVLTQVCGFGSHIGIKHPKCAGGHKGLLLPDTIEGWAGRFYGRVVEMVGG